A region of the Nocardia nova SH22a genome:
CGAATTCCAGCAACTGGGCGACGATCTCACCGGCCCGGCCGCCGGACGGATCAAGACCGTGATCGGCTCGCCCGCCTGGCAGCAACTCGCCGCCATGGAGGACTACCTCATCCATCCCCCGGCTCCGGACAAGTCCGGTGAGCTGCCCCCGCCGCCGATGAGCTTCGACGAATGGCGCACGACCGCCGAACAACTCGGCGATCAGATCCTGGCCGCGTGGCAGTACCAGAACGACAACGCCAACCAGACCGCGGTGCGCGACGGTGAACGGACCGCGACGAATTCGCTGTGGGCCGGCGCCGGTGTGCTCGCGGTCGCCATCCTCGCCTTCCTGCTCTCGCTGTGGCTGGCCAACCGGCTGATCGGACGCCTCAAGCGGCTGCGGACCGAAACCCTCGCCCTGGCCGAGGTCCGGCTGCCGGAAACGATGCGCAAGCTCGGCGAGGGCGAGGAGATCGACGCCGAAACCGAGGCCGCCCGGCTGGATTTCGGCCACGACGAGATCGGTTCGGTCGCCAAGGCGTTCAACCAGGCCCACACCGCCGCGGTGTCGGCCGCCGTCACCGAGGCCCGCACCCGCGAGGGTGTGCGCGCGGTCTTCCTCAACATCGCGCACCGCAGCCAGATCGTGGTGCATCGCCAGCTCGAGATCCTCGACGAGGCCGAACGGCGGCAGGAGGATCCGGCGCTGCTCGAGACCTTCTTCCGGCTCGACCACCTCGCCACCCGCGAACGCCGCAATGCCGAGAACCTGATCATCCTCGGCGGCGGTGAGCCCGGACGCCAGTGGCGGCGGCCCGTGCCGCTGGTGGAGCTGGTGCGCAGCGCGATCGGCGAGACCCTCGACTACGCGCGCGTGCGGGCACACCGCATGCCGCAGGTGTTCATCGTCGGCACCGTCGTGGCCGACCTCATCCACCTGCTCGCCGAACTCGTCGACAACGCCACCTCCTTCTCGCCCCCGCAGTCGCGGGTCGAGGTCAGCAGCAACGTGGTCGGCAAGGGCGTCGCCATCGAGATCAGCGATCAGGGCATGGGCATGACCGCCGACGAACTCGAGCGCGCCAACGAGATGCTGCGCAACCCACCGGATTTCGGTGTGGCGACGCTGTCGGCGAACTCCCGGCTGGGGCTGTTCGTGGTGGCCCAGCTCGGCGCCCGGCACGGCATCACGGTCCGGCTCTCGGAATCCGACTACGGCGGTATCCGGGCGATCGTGCTGGTCCCGACCGCGGTTGTGGCCGCCGACGCGCCGATGGCCGATCACCTGCCCGAACGATTCGCCGGACGCCGCCCCGAACCTGCCATGACCGGTGAGATCCCCGCCATCTCGGCCGGTGAATCCCCCTCGGCCGCCGCCGGACTGGCGACGATGGCCCCGCGCACCGACACCTGGTCCGACTTCGGCCGCACCGATACCGAATCGCCCGTGCGCGAGGAGGAACCGGACCAGTACGAGGCGCCGAGCCACTACCAGCCTCGGCACGAGTTGCCCGCGCCCACCGAGCAACCGGCTCGGCGTCCTCAGCAGCGCCCGTCATACACTGGCAGCGATGCTCGCCCACCGTTGCCGCGCCGCCGCCGACAGGCAAGTCTGGCACCGGAATTGGCGCACGATCCGCAACCCGAAACGGCCGCGGATCAGCGGCCGCGCTCGGCGGAACAGGCACGAGACCTGATGTCCGCCATCGAGAACGGAACCAGGCAGGGCCGGCGTTCGCAGCCGGGCCGTCCCACCCCGGACGAACAGGAAGGCGAAGGTGACTTCTTCCAACGTAGGTGATCTGAACTGGCTGCTCGACGATCTGGTCGATCGCCTTGCCGGGGTGCGGTACGCGGTGGTGCATTCCACCGACGGCCTGCTGCTGGGCCGCTCCACCTCGATGAGCCGTGAGGACGCCGAGCACTTCGGCGCCATGTCCGCCACCCTGTACGGTCTCGCGCGCAGCGCCGGCAACCGGTTCGACGGCGGTGGTGTGCGGCAGGCGGTCATCGAACTCGACCGCGCGGTCCTGTTCGTCACCGCGGCCGGTGACAACGCATGTATCGCATTGCAGGCCAACGAGAACGCGAATCTGGGTATGGTGGCCTACGAGATGAATCTGACCGTGCAACGGGTCGGCGGATACCTGTCCACCGATCCGCGGCACGGTCTGGCCGAGCACGTGGAGCACAGATTGTCATGACGCGCTTCGGTCAACCGTGGTTCGACGATGCGGCCGGTCCCCTGGTCCGTCCGTACGCCGTAACGCGGGGCCGCACCATGGGGGCGGGACACGATCTGGACATGCTCACCCTGGTGGTGACCGTGTCATCGGGTCCGCCGCTGCGGCGTGTCGAACCCGAATACGCGGAAATCGTACGGCTCTGCCGGAACCCGCAATCGGTGGCCGAGGTCTCCGCGAGACTGAAGCTGCCGCTGGCGGTGACCAAGATCCTCGTCGGTGATCTCATCGGCGAGGGTCTGCTGAACTTCCGGGCCCCGGCCCGAACCGACACCGATGCGGGTGCCACCGGCGAATTGAATATCCTGCGTGCAGTACTCGATGGAATCCGAAAGCTGTAGAACACCGTGCCTGAAACTTCGTCCTCGACCGACCTGGCTGCCTCGGTCAAAATCCTCGTAGCCGGTGGTTTCGGCGTCGGGAAAACCACCATGGTGTCCTCGATCAGCGAGATCACGCCGTTGCGCACCGAAGAGCTGATCACCGAGATGTCCACCGGCATCGACGATCTGTCGGGCGTGGAGGGCAAGACCACCACCACCGTCGCGCTGGACTTCGGCCGCATCACCATCGATCAGAATCTGGTGCTGTACCTGTTCGGCACACCCGGACAGGACCGATTCTGGTTCCTCTGGGACGAATTGGCGCGCGGTGCGCTCGGCGCGGTCGTCATCGCCGACACCCGTAGGCTGGAGAACTCCTTCGCCGCCATCGACTTCTTCGAGCGGCGCGGCCTGTCCTTCGCGATCGCGGTGAACTGTTTCGACAACGCCCCGATCTACACCACCGACGAGGTGCGCGAGGCGCTCGATCTCGACGCCCACATCCCGGTGGTGCTCTGCGACGCCCGCGACCGCAGCTCCTGCAAGACCGTGCTGATGACGCTCGTCGAACACCTCATCGCCCGGGCCACCAGTTCGGTGGCCTGAGCCGGGACGCCGTTTCGGAAGCGGTCAGTCTTCGGCGGCGACGAGATCCACGTCGGCCAGATCCGAGATCCAGCGGTGCGGCGGGCGAGGCGCATTCGGCTCCCCGGCACGGGTCACGCCGATGACCTGCCATCCGGCCGCGGCCGCGGCGTCGAGTTCATCGGGGTGGTCCGACAGGAACAGGATCTGCGCGGCGGGCACGTCGATCGCGTCGGCGATCGCCCGATACGACTCGGGCTCCCGCTTGGCCCCCGCATTCGCCAGATCGAACCAGCCTGCGATCAGTGAGGCCAGCTCTCCCCCGCGCGCATGAGCGAACCAGTCCTGCTGGTTGCGCACCGATCCGGACGAGTACACGTACAACGCGAATCCCGCGTCGTGCCAGGCGCGTAGCGCGGGCGGGGCATCGGCGAAGAACTCACCGAACAGCGCGCCCTCCCGGAACCCCTCGGCGCAGATCACACCCTGCGCGGTCTTGAGCGGGGCGGCCTTGACATCGGAATTCAGCCAGCCGCACAAGATTTCGGCGACCTCACCGATCCCCGCGTCGGGACGACCCGCCAGTTCGCGGGTCTGCTCGATCACCGCGGCCGCGACGCCCGCGCGCTCGTCGGCCAGCCACTGCGGCAGACGGCGGCGAGTGTATCCGTACAAATCCTCACGGACCGCGCTGGTGGGACTCGTGGTGCCCTCGATATCGACGACGACAGCGCGAACGGTGCCGTGCTCGGCAGCGCTCATGCCGCGACGAGCCCGTCCAGGCTCGGAAAGCGCTGGGCGATGGGGTCGTCGGTGAAGTCGCCGACCCAGCCGTCGGCCTCCTCGAAGAACCGGATGGCCACGAAATCCGGGTGCGCGCCCATATCGAACCAGTGCCGGGTACCGGCCGGAACCGAGAGCAGATCACCGCCCTCGCACACCACCGCGACCACCTCGGGCTCGAGGTGCAGATAGAAGCATCCGCGCCCGGATACGAAGAAGCGCACCTCGTCTTCGGCGTGACGGTGCTCGGACAGGAATTTCTCCC
Encoded here:
- a CDS encoding sensor histidine kinase translates to MGTASHLVREGQHAKDWAAILGNANVHTREMIAAVEQERMLSLWQLAGQHTDPGALTAARTRLDKALEALASTETALMANDVDNRMGDDTGGFETLKKQLPQIRGGIDAGALPLAQTYGIYNQILDAVVLGTNLVIPTAPDAQVAQELAGGLRTLHAMEGMSRSQALTAAELSGPALAGQMRDDYRNLVGYYRTEFQQLGDDLTGPAAGRIKTVIGSPAWQQLAAMEDYLIHPPAPDKSGELPPPPMSFDEWRTTAEQLGDQILAAWQYQNDNANQTAVRDGERTATNSLWAGAGVLAVAILAFLLSLWLANRLIGRLKRLRTETLALAEVRLPETMRKLGEGEEIDAETEAARLDFGHDEIGSVAKAFNQAHTAAVSAAVTEARTREGVRAVFLNIAHRSQIVVHRQLEILDEAERRQEDPALLETFFRLDHLATRERRNAENLIILGGGEPGRQWRRPVPLVELVRSAIGETLDYARVRAHRMPQVFIVGTVVADLIHLLAELVDNATSFSPPQSRVEVSSNVVGKGVAIEISDQGMGMTADELERANEMLRNPPDFGVATLSANSRLGLFVVAQLGARHGITVRLSESDYGGIRAIVLVPTAVVAADAPMADHLPERFAGRRPEPAMTGEIPAISAGESPSAAAGLATMAPRTDTWSDFGRTDTESPVREEEPDQYEAPSHYQPRHELPAPTEQPARRPQQRPSYTGSDARPPLPRRRRQASLAPELAHDPQPETAADQRPRSAEQARDLMSAIENGTRQGRRSQPGRPTPDEQEGEGDFFQRR
- a CDS encoding roadblock/LC7 domain-containing protein, with protein sequence MTSSNVGDLNWLLDDLVDRLAGVRYAVVHSTDGLLLGRSTSMSREDAEHFGAMSATLYGLARSAGNRFDGGGVRQAVIELDRAVLFVTAAGDNACIALQANENANLGMVAYEMNLTVQRVGGYLSTDPRHGLAEHVEHRLS
- a CDS encoding DUF742 domain-containing protein; this encodes MTRFGQPWFDDAAGPLVRPYAVTRGRTMGAGHDLDMLTLVVTVSSGPPLRRVEPEYAEIVRLCRNPQSVAEVSARLKLPLAVTKILVGDLIGEGLLNFRAPARTDTDAGATGELNILRAVLDGIRKL
- a CDS encoding GTP-binding protein yields the protein MPETSSSTDLAASVKILVAGGFGVGKTTMVSSISEITPLRTEELITEMSTGIDDLSGVEGKTTTTVALDFGRITIDQNLVLYLFGTPGQDRFWFLWDELARGALGAVVIADTRRLENSFAAIDFFERRGLSFAIAVNCFDNAPIYTTDEVREALDLDAHIPVVLCDARDRSSCKTVLMTLVEHLIARATSSVA
- the mtnC gene encoding acireductone synthase, which gives rise to MSAAEHGTVRAVVVDIEGTTSPTSAVREDLYGYTRRRLPQWLADERAGVAAAVIEQTRELAGRPDAGIGEVAEILCGWLNSDVKAAPLKTAQGVICAEGFREGALFGEFFADAPPALRAWHDAGFALYVYSSGSVRNQQDWFAHARGGELASLIAGWFDLANAGAKREPESYRAIADAIDVPAAQILFLSDHPDELDAAAAAGWQVIGVTRAGEPNAPRPPHRWISDLADVDLVAAED
- a CDS encoding 1,2-dihydroxy-3-keto-5-methylthiopentene dioxygenase, with translation MTLLHITADTDPADIRLHTTDPARITAELATRGILFDRWPAQPVTAAVPSEEILARYDERIGELNADGRYRHIDLARLHPDDTDPQWPETARGAREKFLSEHRHAEDEVRFFVSGRGCFYLHLEPEVVAVVCEGGDLLSVPAGTRHWFDMGAHPDFVAIRFFEEADGWVGDFTDDPIAQRFPSLDGLVAA